The DNA sequence CCTGGACGGGGCGAAGACGGCGACCCAGACGAGCGCCACGAACGTTGCCGCCATCAAGACTGATCTCGATTCGGTGGCGACGGACATATCGTCGCTGTCTTCCTCGAATACCCTGCGTGACCTCGCGGACTCCCTGGGGGTCAACGCCGAATCGATCGCCTCTTTCATGGCCTCGCCGACGCAGATTGAGACGAAGGCCGTGTATCCCGTGGCTGCCTACGGCTCGGCGATGGCTCCGCTGTTCACGAACCTGGCCCTGTGGATCGGCGCGTTTTCGCTCGTCCTCCTTCTCAAGCTCGACGTGGATGAAGAGGGCATCGGCCCGACCTCGTCGGCCGCCAAGTACATGGGCCGGTGGATGCTGCTCGCCTTCATGGGTGTCATCCAGGCGCTCGTCGTGTCGATCGGTGACCTTGTCATCGGCGTGCAGGCGGTGTCCCGACTGGGTTTCGTGGGGACATCGATCGCGATCTCGCTGGTGTTCGTGTCGATCGTCTATATGCTCTCGACGTGCTTCCAGCACATCGGCAAGGGCCTGTGCGTCATCATCATGGTCGTGCAGATTCCCGGCTCGGCCGGCCTGTATCCGGTCGAGATGCTACCCTCCTTCTTCCGGTTCCTGCATCCGCTGTTCCCCTTCACCTATGGCATTAACGCGCTGCGTGAAATCGTCGGGGGATTCTACGGGCGCACCTACCTCTCCTGCCTGGCGGTTCTCGGTGCCGAGGCGCTGGTCGCCTTTGCGATTGGCCTGGCGCTGCGCCCGTTCTTGGTGAACCTGAACGCGATGATCACTCGCGACCTGTCCTCCTCTGGTCTCTTCCTGGCCGAGGCGACTCGTGTTCCCTCGAACCGTTACCGCCTCACCCATATCGTGGCGGCCCTGGCGGACCACGAGGGCTTCCAGCGCTCGGTGAGCGGCCGGGCCGCGCGCTTCGAGCGCCGCTACCCGAGGATCCGACGCGCGGCGATCTTCCTCGGCATTATCGTGCCAGTGGTGCTCGCCGTGCTGTCGGTCGCGAACGTCGCGGAGGTGCCGATCGTGCTGGGCGCGTGGATTGTGTGGGTCCTCCTCGTAATTTCCTTCCTGATCGGCCTGCAGTACGTGCGCGAGGCTCTCGAGCGTCAGCAGCTCCTCGGCGCTATGGATGAGGGGGACGTGCGCTCGCTGCTCACCCGCCGCGTTCAGGGTGCGCGCTCGCGCATCGCGCTGGGGGCGGCCGCCGTGAGCGCGTCGATCTCGTCGGCCCTGGAGGCTTCTCTCACCCAGTACGATGCTGCGCGCGACGCTGATGAGAGCGCAGCCGCCCCGCCCGTTGACGACACGGCTACCCCCGCGCCTGAGGGTGCGCAGGATGAGGAGGAAGCGAAGTGAGAATCATCTGGGCCATCTACCGTGCTGACCTGCGTCGCGCTCACCGATCGATCATCGCCAGCGTCGTCGTCTTGGGCCTGGTTGTCATCCCGTCGCTATTTACGTGGTTTAACGTGGCTGCGTCGTGGGATCCTTTCGGGAACACACGCTCCCTGCGTATCGCGATCGCGAACACGGACGCGGGCTACAAGGCGGACCTGGTTCCGCTGCGCATCAACATCGGCGATTCCGTGGTGTCCGCGCTGCGCAAGAACGACAGCTTCGACTGGGTGATCGACTCCGAGGATGCCGCTATCGAAGGGACGCGCTCGGGCGATTACTACGCGGCCATCGTTATCCCGTCGGACTTTTCGCGAGAGATGCTCACCTTCTTCGACGGGGGAGCATCTTCCGCGCCGATGACCTACTACGTCAACGAGAAGAAGAACGGTATCTCGCCGAAGATCGCGGGCCAGGGCGCCGAGGCCGTGAGCGCCCAGGTGAATCAGATCTTCGTGCAGACACTCTCCGAGGTCGCCCTCGATACGGCGACGTCGGTCGGGGGTGCACTGTCGTCTCCGACGGCCGCCAATACGGTGACGGCGCTCGATAACCGCGTGCAGACCGTGGCCTCGCGCCTGCGCACGGCGGCGGACAGCGCGGACGCCTACGCGTCGCTCGTGGGCTCCTCGGTGACGCTCATCGACTCGACGGCCACGCTCGTGGACGGGCTTGGGAGCGCGAAGGGCTCCGCGCAGTCCGCGGCCTCTAGCTCTCAGGCCGGGGCGGATGGACTGGGAGCAGCTGCGTCGGCGGCGGTCTCTTCGGTGTCCGACGCGATCTCCTCCTCCCAGTCCTCGCTGACCTCCCTGTCAACGGCCGTTGACAATGTGTATGCGAAGGGGGCGACGAGCGGGTCGGACGCGGCCTCGACGCTGCGCTCCCAGGCCACCGTGTTGGACACGCAGGCGAGCAGCTTCGCGTCGATCAAGTCGACGCTCGAGGGGTTGCCGGGCTCGCCCGTCTCCCAGTCCTCGCTGGATCGCCTGCAGGCGGCCTCCGACCGGCTGACTGCCGTTGCAAACGGTCTGCGCGCCGCCGCGTCCGAGCTGGACTCCAAGGTCGCGAATGCCGAAGCTGGGCACGCGACGGTGAACGGCTTGATCGCCCAGGCGCGCTCAGCGGTCGATGGGCTGTCCTCCGACTACGAGAACAACCTGCGTCCTCAGCTTGCGTCACTGGGATCCACCCTGGCCTCGGCCCAGTCTTCACTGAACGCTGCCCGCACGTCACTGGAGGGTGCGACGTCCGCTGCCTCGAACGGCAGTGGGAGCGCGCGTGAGGGGATGACCCAGCTGCGCGACAACCTGACTGGCGCGGCCACGAGCCTGCGCGAGGCGGCCGGAAAGCTTGACTCCCTGCATGCGTCCGTGAGTGAGGTGCTTTCCGGGGGAGATCTGACGACGCTCGGGACGATCATCGGGAACAATCCCGAGGCCCTGGCTGCGGCCATCGCGGCGCCCGTGGGCGTGGAGAAGACCCCGGTCTACCCGGTCGCGAACTTCGGTTCCCAGATGGCACCCCTGTACTCGATCCTGGCTCTGTGGGTCGGGTCCGTGCTCATGGTCGTGTCCATGCGCTCGGACGTCACCAACTCCAACGTTGCTGAAGGCCTACCCGAGGGTGACTTGCTGCGCGCGACCCTCACCGCGAAGCCCGTCGGCCTGGCCGCCGGCTACCTGGGCCGCTACCTGATTTTCGGGACGATCGCGCTTGCACAGGCGACCCTAGTGGGGCTGGGTGACCTGTACTTCCTGAAGGTCCAGCACGTCTACCCGCTGCAGTTCATGGGCACCCTCTGGCTGACGGCCATCGTGTTCTCCTTCCTCATGTACACGTTGATCGCGACGTTCGGGAACGCAGGCAAGGCGCTGGGGGTGCTCCTCCTCGTCCTGCAGATCTCGGGCGCCGGGGGAGCGTTCCCCCTGGCGATCCTGCCGTCGTTCTTCTCCGCGATCTCGCCGTTCCTGCCCGCGACGCACGCGATCACGGCGCTGCGCGCGTCGATCGCAGGATACTCGGGGCACGAGTATGCGGACGCCATGTGGTTCCTCGCTTCCTTTATCCTGTTCGCTGCATTCCTGGGGCTGGTGCTTCGCCCGCTTCTGGTGGGCAAGAACCGCCGCATGGTGGAAACGTTGGAGGCGACGAAGCTA is a window from the Schaalia odontolytica genome containing:
- a CDS encoding YhgE/Pip domain-containing protein, whose translation is MRIIWAIYRADLRRAHRSIIASVVVLGLVVIPSLFTWFNVAASWDPFGNTRSLRIAIANTDAGYKADLVPLRINIGDSVVSALRKNDSFDWVIDSEDAAIEGTRSGDYYAAIVIPSDFSREMLTFFDGGASSAPMTYYVNEKKNGISPKIAGQGAEAVSAQVNQIFVQTLSEVALDTATSVGGALSSPTAANTVTALDNRVQTVASRLRTAADSADAYASLVGSSVTLIDSTATLVDGLGSAKGSAQSAASSSQAGADGLGAAASAAVSSVSDAISSSQSSLTSLSTAVDNVYAKGATSGSDAASTLRSQATVLDTQASSFASIKSTLEGLPGSPVSQSSLDRLQAASDRLTAVANGLRAAASELDSKVANAEAGHATVNGLIAQARSAVDGLSSDYENNLRPQLASLGSTLASAQSSLNAARTSLEGATSAASNGSGSAREGMTQLRDNLTGAATSLREAAGKLDSLHASVSEVLSGGDLTTLGTIIGNNPEALAAAIAAPVGVEKTPVYPVANFGSQMAPLYSILALWVGSVLMVVSMRSDVTNSNVAEGLPEGDLLRATLTAKPVGLAAGYLGRYLIFGTIALAQATLVGLGDLYFLKVQHVYPLQFMGTLWLTAIVFSFLMYTLIATFGNAGKALGVLLLVLQISGAGGAFPLAILPSFFSAISPFLPATHAITALRASIAGYSGHEYADAMWFLASFILFAAFLGLVLRPLLVGKNRRMVETLEATKLL
- a CDS encoding YhgE/Pip domain-containing protein, coding for MRGSVRIFRRDLLRLVRVPAAWIVIIGMAFVPALYAWFNITGFWDPYSQTSHIRVAVANEDEGATKDQIGTVNVGAMLETQLKGNDQLGWHFVSADEARAEVERGDSYAAFVIPASFSRDLTGIVDGTYVKPNIQYYVNEKNNAVAPKITGAGATALDRQINSAFVSSVAKALTDKASEAGISIADKADQKRSDVSASVSEASAKFGSASQTLDGMGDKIDAAKASVASARTTLSELDSAASELSTSLDQADQLVRDSRTSLASFSSEMGGALDGLSSNAASALAGVSGNAGTLDGAVQGASGRVGGLLAEGASINDSVAGVLAELNALGIGNLPAASTALTDLTNQNAALSTALGTLTTLNSDLSATSTSMSDALTSASDASAAVSTAVTNARSGVSSQLPAISSALDDFSSASSSMRGSLDTLRSQRDQVSGLFDQLDSLLDGAKTATQTSATNVAAIKTDLDSVATDISSLSSSNTLRDLADSLGVNAESIASFMASPTQIETKAVYPVAAYGSAMAPLFTNLALWIGAFSLVLLLKLDVDEEGIGPTSSAAKYMGRWMLLAFMGVIQALVVSIGDLVIGVQAVSRLGFVGTSIAISLVFVSIVYMLSTCFQHIGKGLCVIIMVVQIPGSAGLYPVEMLPSFFRFLHPLFPFTYGINALREIVGGFYGRTYLSCLAVLGAEALVAFAIGLALRPFLVNLNAMITRDLSSSGLFLAEATRVPSNRYRLTHIVAALADHEGFQRSVSGRAARFERRYPRIRRAAIFLGIIVPVVLAVLSVANVAEVPIVLGAWIVWVLLVISFLIGLQYVREALERQQLLGAMDEGDVRSLLTRRVQGARSRIALGAAAVSASISSALEASLTQYDAARDADESAAAPPVDDTATPAPEGAQDEEEAK